gcagttgtacagggccctggtgagactgcagctGGAGTACTGTTTGGagttttggtctgctaatttgagaaaggacattcttgctattgagggagtgcagcgcaggttcaccagattgattctgggatggcgggactgacatgatgaaagaatggatcgactgggcttatattcactggaatttagaaggatgagaggtgatcttatagaaacatataaaattattaagggattgaacaggctagatgcaggaaaaatgtgccctatattgggggagtccagaaccaggggtcacagtttaagaataagggataggccatttaggactgagatgaggaaaaacctttttcacccagagttgtgaatctgtggaattctctgccacagaaggcagtggaggccaattcactggatgtagtcaagagagagctggatacagctcttagggctaacggaatcaagggatatggggagaaagcaggtacggggcactgattctggatgatcagccaagatcatattgaatgacggtgctggttcaaagggccgaatggcctattcctgcacttattttctgtgtttctgtagTGTAGCTAAGTGTGAGgcaatgcattttggtagtatctaaaggcgtagattattttctaaatggggagtgaatccagaaattggagtggCAATGGAtttaggagtgctggtgcaggattcccaaaaagttaatcttcaAGTCGAATCGGGAGTATAGAaaacaaatgcaatgctagcatttatttcgagaaggCGTGTAGgccaaaacagggatgtaatgctgaggctctataaggcgctggtcaggctgcatttggaatattgtgagcaattttgggcaccatatctgagggaaataaataaatgatgtgtcttccATCTGAGGGCACCTATATCtgagggatgtgctggctctggagagggtccagaagaggtttacaagaattatcccaggaatgagtaagttaacagtatgatgagtgtttgacggcactgggcctgtacttgctggagtttagaatgaggaGTGACCTcactgaaatgtacagaatagtgaaaggcttggatagagtggatatggagaggatgtttccactagtgggagtctaggacaagaggtcgtggcctcagaattaaaggatgttattttaggaaggagatgagaaaggtGAATCAAAggatttagtcaaagggtggtgaatctgtggaattctttgccacagaaggctgtggaggccaaatcagtggatatatttaaggcagagagagagagattcttgattagtacgggtgtcagaggttatggtgagatcgcaggagaatggggttaggagggagagatagatcagccatgattgaatggtggagtagctttgatggaccaaatggcataattctgctcctatcacccctCAGCTTATGACTAGAATGAAATTAGTCTGtagaaattaattttaatttgattGTACAATTTATTACGTACCATAGTAAATGTAACTACACTGGATTAAAACAAGGATAAATAGAAACCATGTTCATTTAATTGTTAATTTTGAGCAAAGTCCATTTTTATCTTAAGAGAATATGCCATTTCTTCTATTTTGTAAATTATATTACTGACATTTGTTCAGGCATTCAAGTAGTTCCATCCTGATAGCAATTCGAACATGCCACCCCAACGGTATCATTCTGATGTATCGAGCTACAATTGGAGGACGCAGGAAATTCTGCACTGAAGACGATCTGTCTGAATTTCCATAAAACACCTAGGGGAGGGAAAAAATAATTCTATAAAGTTGAACTAAAACAATAAAACAAAGCTTTCTAGCATGAGTGATACACCTCCAGGAGAACTCTTTCTGGTAAACAAGTACCCAGTCGGTGAACCTTGTTTCCTTGCCATCTGTAATGTTAGTACTTCTAAGTGATAAGGGGATAACAGTAATTGTCATCAGCAACCATGGTTTGTTTCATTTATATCACCTTTTAATATAGAACATTCCAAAATGCATCAAAGGATCAAAAAAGGCATATTTAAAGTGCCTTGAAAGAAATTTGAAATGTTTGGGGGAAGATACGCCAAAGCAGAAGGCTTAATAGCTGATAATAGAGCATTCAACAACAAAAACATGAAGAAGCATAGGTATGATGGCAGATTTGTAGAGCTGGAGGAGAATAAGGAGCAAGTGAGAGGAGAAATTATGGGATTTGATAATGGTGAGGTTATTAAAGTGAAGTTTATCCCCTGGTGTATTCCTGGATGATGTTCCAGTACTTACTCGACTGTTTCCTGTCTGATCTTTATAGTAAACCCAGTTGAAGCTTTCATCAGATCTATATTGTATGCTGTACTTTGTCATCCATTCATCAGCATCACATCGTCCTTGTGTAATGATCCCAGAAATAACTTTGATTTTTTTAAGGTCAATCTGAAGCCATTGTTGCGTGTCCTGGTACCTTGATAACCATGCACACCTGTAACATTGAAGAAGAATGGTAAATAATGAAATCTATGGgagaaaaatatatattgaaaGATAGGACAACGCCTGGCAAGTGGATATATATTTTTTGACTAGCAGATGTTTGTACAAAGACCAAGCAACAGACATAATGGTTtggaatctatattactaaaagtaagatcttgaccgcttttgactcgctGCGatttgatttccgagagaacgccgccacttacggccgtcatttttggccagctcGCTCAGAGCGCCCCTCTGCTGGACTGGactagaggatttttcccatcgatgaaaaatcagagagatattaatgtttttaaaaaatgtgccagtctctctgctgcccctgctggtgggagggtcgagggactataaaacccggaagtggtgtgcctcagtctctgcaagatggaggaagcgagaggatcacgtctctatgagctctgaataacactgaacacatgtctactcaaccgtgagtgcccttaatgtggtttgaaaatgaaaatatggttggtttgaagtaaaaaggcattgcctgcaaatggttgtttggggggtttgggttgaagtaagaaggcactgcctgcaaatggttgcttggggggtttgggttgaagtaaaaaggcactgcaaatggttgtttgggaggtttgggttgaagtaaaaaggcactgcaaatggttgtttgggggttttgggttgaattaaaaggcactgcaaatgattgtttgtctaaacttgacaacttcctgtttgcactgtatattgattttagataaaacgctaccacttacggctgtgatttttggccatcctactcagtcctcctccgctcatcagatgcagaggattcttcccatcaatgaaaaataaaagtgttattagtgtttaaaaaatgttgagaatctctctcctgcccatcacgccatgaaggccacctcttttccggtgggagggggagggattataaaacctggaagtgtgggtgtggctccgtctctgcatgatgggggagggagaagtcACGACTGTTTAAGCtgtaaatcaactgaacacaatgaatgtgtactgaactgtgagtgtgctgttttgtgtggttttatggtggtttcaccctgcttgaaatggtatgaaactgcatttgaatgtggtggccttgcaccctacatagaaacatagaaaataggtgcaggagtaggccattcggcccttcgagcctgcaccgccattcaatatgatcatggctgatcatccaactcagtatcctgtacctgccttctctccataccccctgatccctttagccacaagggccacatctaactccctcttaaatatagccaatgaactggcctcaactaacttctgcgggagagaattccagagattcaccactctctgtgtgaaaaaggttttcctcgtctcggtcctaaaagatttcccccttatccttaaactgtgaccccttgttctggacttccccaacatcgggaacaatcttcctgcatctataagatccctgtttctataagatcccccctcaatcttctaaattctagcgagtacaaactgagtctatccagtctttcttcatatgaaagtcctgacatcccaggaatcagtctggtgaaccttctctgtactccctctatggcaagagtgtctttcctcagattaggagaccaaaactgtacgcaatactccaggtgtggtctcaccaagaccctgtacaactgcagtagaacctccctgctcctatactcaaatccttttgctatgaatgctaacataccattcgccttcttcaccgcctgctgcacctgcatgcctacttttaatgactggtgtaccatgacacccaggtctagttgcatctccccctttcctaattggccaccattcagataataatctactttcctatttttgccaccaaagtggataacctcacatttatccacattatactgcatctgccatgcatttgcccactcacccagcctatccaagtcaccttgcagcctcctagcatcctcctcacagttaacattgccccccagcttcgtgtcatccgcaaacttggagatgttgcattcaattccctcgtccaaatcattaatatatatcgtaaatagctggggtcccagaactgagccttgcggtaccccactagtcactgcctgccattgtgaaaaggacccgtttactcctactctttgcttcctgtctgccagccagttctctatccacatcaatactgaacccccaataccatgtgctttacgtttgtatactagtctcttatgtgggaccttgtcgaaagccttctgaaagtccagatataacacatccactggttctcccttatccactctactagttacatcctcgaaaaattctataagattcgtcagacatgatttacccttcataaatccatgctgactttgtccaatgatttcaccactttccaaatgtgctgctatcccatctttaataactgattctagcagtttccccactaccgacgttagactaactggtctgtaattccccgttttctctctccctccctttttaaaaagtggcgttacattagctaccctccaatcctcaggaaccactccagaatctaaagagttttgaaaaattatcactaatgcatccactatttctgggtttacttccttaagtactctgggatgcagcctatctggccctggggatttatcggcctttaatccattcaatttaccaaacaccacttcccggctaacctggatttcactcagttcctccatctcatttggcccccggtcccctgctatttccggcagattatttatgtcttccttagtgaagacagaaccaaagtagttattcaattggtctgccatgtccttgttccccatgatcaattcacccgtttctgactgcaagggacctacatttgttttaactaatctttttctcttcacatatctataaaagcttttgcagtcagtttttatgttccctgccagttttctttcataatctattttccctttcctaattaagccctttgtcctcctctgctggtctctgaatttctcccagtcctctggtaagctgatttttctggctaatttgtacgcttcatcttttgttttgatactatccctcatttcccttgttatccatggatgcactaccttccctgatttaattttttgccaaactgggatgaacaattgttgtagttcatccatgcagtctttaaatgccttccattgcatatccaccgtcaccccattaagaatcaatcgccagtctatcttgcacaattcacgtctcataccctcaaagttacctttctttaagttcaggacccttgtttctgaattaacaatgtcactctccatcctaatgaagaactcaaccatattatggtcactcttgcccaaggggccacgcacaacaagactgctaactaacccttcctcattactcaatacccagtctagaatagcctgctctctcgttggttcctctacatgttggtttagaaaactatcccgcatacattccaagaaatcctcttcctcagcacccttgccaatttgattcacccaatctatatgtagattgaagtcacccattataactgttttacctttgttgcacgcatttctaatttcctgtttgatgccatccccaactccactactactgttaggtggcccgtacacaactcccactagcgttttctgccccttagtgtttcgcagctctccccatatcgattccacatcctcaaagctaatgtccttcctttctattgcattaatctgctctctaaccagcaacgctaccccacctcctttccctttctgtctatccctcctgaatattgaatatccctggatgttcagctcccagccttggtcaccctggagccatgtcgccgtgatcccaactatatcatagtcattaatagctatctgcacattcaactcatccaccttattacgaatgctccttgcattgagacacaaagccttcaggcttgtttttacaacactcttaccccttatactattatgctgaaaagtggccctttttgattttcaccctggatttgccggcctgccacttttacttttcaccttgctacctattgcttctaccctcattttacatacCTCTGTCTATACGCTCACACATttgagaaaccctttccctttccctttactgcatttgaatatggtgttgttgcaccctgcatgaaatgatatgaaactgcatttgaatgtggtgttgttgcaccctgcatgaaatgatatgaaactgcatttggaatataggATAGGAaaatgtccttgcaccctgcttgaagtggtaggaaacagaacctgaatttggtggccttgcatcctgctcgaagaggtaagaaactgcacttgaatttggtggtcttgcaccctgcttgaaatggtaggaaaatggatttgaatttggtggccttgcactctgcttgaaatggaatttcaaggtatagccgtgagtcaactgccagcccaccagccgtgagtgagctgccagcacatcaggcttgaggtactgagctgccaccccaagaatccatttggcccacaatgtccatactagccctctggagaccagtagtccctgcagccaacaacacccataccagcgctccagaaagccccctcccccactcgaattggtggagaggtggaatattgcgtcgggggaccagccctcccgtgtgaacatgggacccaacgggtcccacttagtctagtattctatAAAAGTTAATTGTTCTATGTTTATTTGCCTGCTTAATCAACTGTCACCTACAATAGGATTTGGGCTACAACCCTTCACTGACAGGCTGGTGCCCAACTGATTGACCAGGCCCTGCACAAGGCCTTTCTAAACATCAGTAATTCGCTCCAAACTATTTAAGCAtaattttcaaaaaataaaataaataaactatatAACAAAAATATCCCACAACAATTTAACATAATTAAATTAACAAATCCAAATTATAATCAATCTTATCGCTTGAGCCCATCCTATCCATCTTTGTGGAAATTAATTGAATTTGGGCTGATTTTGCCATTTTTTCATACGATGATTTTCAATAACCACCATTTGTTCTTATTTTTAAAACTGGAATTCAAAATAAACAAAAGCCAAAAAAAACAACCTTACACCAGCATTGCATTGCATCATCTGCCCATTGTTTTATCATCATTTGAGAAgaactcaagattcaagagattcaagagagtttttgtcatgtgataggacaatgaaattcttgctttgcttcaacacaacagaacatagtaggcatcgactacagaacagatcagtgtgtccatataccattgtataaatatatacacacatgaataaataactgataaagtgcaaataacagataatgggttattaatgttcagagttttgtccgagccaagtttaataacctgatggctgtggggaagtagctattcctgaccctggtcgttgcagtcttcaggctcctgtaccttttacctgaaggtagcggggtgatgatgtgggtccttaatgatgctgccagcctttttgagacagcgactgcggtagatccccttgatggaagggaggtaagagccgatgatggattgggcagtgtttactactttttgtagttttttttcctctccagggcgctcaagttgccgaaccaagccacgatgcaaccggtcagcatgctctctactgtgcacctgtagaaattacagagagtcctccttgacaaaccgactctccataatttacaatgttccattgtttaaaaagggttctaagagtaaacctagcaattatagacctgttagtttgacttcagtggtgggcaaattaatggaaaagatacttggagataatatatataagcatctggataaacagggtctgattaggaacagtcaacatggatttgtgcctggaaggtcatgtttgactaatcttcttgaattttttgaagaggttactagggaaattgacgagggtaaagcagcggatgttgtctatatggactttagtaaggtctttgacaaggttcctcatggaaggttggttaagaaggttcaactgttgtgaataaatgcaggagtagcgagatggattcaacagtggttgaatgggagacgccagagggtaatggtggatggctgtttgtcgggttggaggcaggtgcatagtggggtgcctcagggatctgtgttgggtcctttgttgtttgtcattacatcaatgatctggatgaaggtgtggtaaattggattagtaagtatgcagatgataccaagatagggggtgttgtggataatgaagaggatttccaaagtctacagagtgatttaggccatttggaagaatgggctgaaagatggcagatggagtttaatgctgataaatgtgaggtgctacaccttggcaggacaaatcaaaataggacgtacatggtaaatggtagggaattgaagaatgcagttgaacagagggatctgggaataaccgtgcgtagttccttgaaggtggaatctcatatagatagggtggtaaagaaagcttttggtatgctagcctttataaatcagagcattgagtatagaagctgggatgtaatgttaaaattgtacaaggcattggtgagaccaaatctggagtatggtgtacaaatttggtcgcccaattataggaaggatgtcaacaaaatagagagagtacagaggagatttactagaatgttgcctgggtttcaacaactaagttacagggaaaggttgaataagttaggtctttattctctggagtgcagaaggttaaggggggacttgatagaggtctttaaaatgatgagagggatagacagagttgatgtggacaagcttttccctttgagaatagggaagattcaaacaagaggacttcagaattaagggacagaagtttaggggtaacacgagggggaacttctttactcagagagtggtagcggtgtggaatgagcttccagtggaagtggtggaggcaggttcattggtatcatttaaaaataaattggataggcatatggatgagaagggaatggagggttatggtatgagtgcaggcaggtggaactaagggaaaataattgttcggcatggacttgtagggccgagatggcctgtttccgtgttgtaattgttaggtaaacttctcaggaagtagaggcgctgatgtgctttcttaataatagcatcagtgttctcggaccaggaaagatcttcagagatgtgcacgctcaggaatttgaagctcttgaccctttcaaccatcgacccgttgatataaacaggactgtgggtccccatcctactccttccaaagtccacaatcagttccttggttttgctggtgttgagggccaggttattgtgctggcaccgtatggacagttgctcgatctctcttct
The Amblyraja radiata isolate CabotCenter1 chromosome 14, sAmbRad1.1.pri, whole genome shotgun sequence DNA segment above includes these coding regions:
- the rs1 gene encoding retinoschisin produces the protein MVQGPLVLGCMPECPYHRALGFESGDVAKDQISCSNEDHYTGWYSSWMSNKARMNNQGFGCAWLSRYQDTQQWLQIDLKKIKVISGIITQGRCDADEWMTKYSIQYRSDESFNWVYYKDQTGNSRVFYGNSDRSSSVQNFLRPPIVARYIRMIPLGWHVRIAIRMELLECLNKCQ